From Astyanax mexicanus isolate ESR-SI-001 chromosome 13, AstMex3_surface, whole genome shotgun sequence, the proteins below share one genomic window:
- the kcna10a gene encoding potassium voltage-gated channel subfamily A member 10, protein MTVQAGRMDVALVDFENLEDINSNVDELDDLDYPNEKTALTVDMSECGLGTNHTCSQRFSPYREKGQQTLGVPPSPILPPQTRRGRASCASLISNWKLLLNSEGTQSETIFSKLAKECCEDLFVDKRGLDDGDQKIIINIAGLRFETRLKTLDQFPDTLLGDASKRMDYFDPMRNEYFFDRNRPSFDGILYYYQSGGKIRRPANVPLDIFADEIIFYELGSEAMEQFREEEGFIKEVEVPLPSNEIYRQFWLLFEYPESSNAARAVALVSIFVIIISIVIFCMETLPEFREDFEIFPTMGMPFNRSGNMGFPSLSPPSATPKTITATFSDPFFIIETACIIWFFFELSVRFLVCPSKREFFNNIMNMIDIISIIPYFVTLVTETVTATNQSTGQNMSLAILRIIRLVRVFRIFKLSRHSKGLQILGQTLKASMRELGLLIFFLFIGVILFSSAIYFAEVDEPNTQFVSIPDGFWWAVVTMTTVGYGDMCPITLGGKMVGTLCAIAGVLTIALPVPVIVSNFNYFYHRETEQEEKQPLAEASEQAAKSGTATKHGSTTSLNKANGNWSEKSKH, encoded by the coding sequence ATGACTGTCCAGGCTGGCAGAATGGATGTGGCCTTAGTGGACTTCGAGAACCTAGAGGACATAAACAGCAATGTGGACGAGCTAGATGACCTGGACTATCCTAATGAAAAGACAGCCCTTACTGTCGATATGTCAGAATGTGGACTGGGCACCAATCACACGTGTTCCCAAAGGTTTTCGCCCTACAGAGAAAAAGGCCAGCAGACTCTTGGGGTGCCCCCATCGCCGATTTTACCCCCTCAAACCAGGCGAGGACGTGCGAGTTGTGCAAGTCTAATTTCCAACTGGAAACTTTTACTAAACAGCGAAGGAACTCAGAGCGAGACTATCTTCAGCAAACTGGCCAAAGAATGCTGCGAGGATCTGTTTGTGGACAAGAGAGGTCTGGATGATGGCGATCAGAAGATCATTATAAACATTGCTGGTCTACGTTTTGAGACACGGCTCAAGACGTTGGACCAGTTTCCTGACACTCTGTTGGGAGATGCCTCAAAAAGGATGGACTACTTTGATCCAATGAGGAATGAATATTTCTTCGATCGCAACCGGCCCAGCTTCGATGGGATCCTGTACTACTACCAGTCAGGCGGAAAGATCCGCAGACCCGCGAACGTCCCCTTGGACATCTTTGCGGATGAGATCATTTTCTACGAGCTGGGCAGTGAAGCGATGGAACAGTTCCGTGAGGAAGAAGGCTTCATCAAGGAGGTTGAGGTTCCTCTGCCGAGTAATGAGATCTACAGGCAGTTCTGGTTACTGTTTGAGTATCCTGAAAGCTCCAACGCAGCCCGTGCCGTCGCTCTGGTCTCCATCTTCGTCATCATCATCTCCATCGTCATTTTCTGCATGGAGACTCTTCCCGAGTTCCGCGAGGACTTCGAGATCTTTCCCACCATGGGAATGCCTTTCAACCGGTCAGGCAACATGGGATTCCCTTCGCTTTCTCCACCCAGCGCTACGCCGAAAACCATCACCGCCACCTTCTCAGACCCCTTCTTCATCATCGAGACAGCCTGCATCATCTGGTTCTTCTTTGAGCTCTCGGTTCGCTTTCTGGTCTGCCCGAGCAAGCGCGAGTTCTTTAACAATATCATGAACATGATCGACATCATCTCCATCATACCGTACTTCGTCACCCTTGTGACCGAGACGGTAACCGCCACCAACCAGTCCACCGGACAGAACATGTCTCTGGCCATACTGAGGATCATCAGGTTGGTTCGAGTCTTCAGGATCTTCAAGCTCTCGCGCCACTCGAAAGGCCTGCAGATTCTGGGCCAGACGCTCAAAGCCAGCATGAGGGAACTCGGACTGCTGATCTTCTTCCTCTTCATCGGCGTCATCCTCTTCTCCAGCGCCATCTACTTCGCTGAAGTGGACGAGCCCAACACGCAGTTCGTCAGCATTCCTGATGGGTTCTGGTGGGCGGTAGTCACCATGACCACAGTGGGGTATGGGGACATGTGTCCCATCACTCTGGGAGGCAAAATGGTCGGCACGTTGTGCGCCATCGCCGGAGTACTGACCATCGCCCTGCCCGTACCCGTCATCGTCTCAAACTTCAACTACTTCTACCACCGGGAGACGGAGCAGGAAGAGAAGCAGCCCCTCGCCGAAGCTTCTGAACAAGCCGCAAAATCAGGAACCGCCACAAAGCATGGCAGCACCACGTCCCTCAACAAGGCCAACGGGAACTGGAGTGAGAAATCGAAGCACTGA
- the LOC103035410 gene encoding serine/arginine repetitive matrix protein 1: protein MPNDARADALADAQSNAHSGARADACAGARSADARCDARRVLLLGGGSARRLLEVYVRRSLSLSDGAGPRAQRVKTRRKWPVQARRASSDSSTHRLSIQGVLQTTDPPEPPRSRGTPASSRPPAGDTAPSTRTPDPDRRSVLRTFLNWFSNKRSETRTEAPPPEPETRPSEPSRPERRKRSFRTLSFRNQNNKKPPLSPDDVIRLPNAVMVEPSSVYLEKVSEELERMVKEVKSPGGGSDGDFSAAAGASEHPSTAEEVVERMISLLKQHGDAIDEKIKRNSGVHAFLQRLSYSSFQQLADRYLSQIPPPPHRVTNTTHTSTCTTNTSTTSSSSSSAPELIQLAFTLDFTASIARLSNQSLTRITGYGNRYLQDRFTHICSAHTQVDGDVEGQCSSDPE, encoded by the exons ATGCCTAACGATGCCCGCGCTGATGCTCTCGCTGATGCCCAGTCCAATGCCCACTCTGGGGCCCGGGCTGATGCATGTGCTGGTGCCCGCTCTGCTGATGCCCGCTGTGATGCCCGGCGGGTGCTGTTGTTGGGTGGGGGTTCGGCGCGGCGGCTGCTGGAGGTTTATGTTCGGCGCAGTCTGAGTCTGAGCGACGGCGCCGGGCCGCGGGCGCAGCGGGTAAAGACCCGGAGGAAGTGGCCGGTTCAGGCCAGACGGGCATCCAGCGATAGCTCCACCCACCGGCTCTCCATCCAGGGCGTCCTGCAGACCACGGACCCTCCAGAACCCCCTCGGTCCCGCGGGACGCCCGCATCGTCCCGTCCCCCCGCGGGCGACACGGCGCCGAGCACCAGGACTCCAGACCCGGACAGGAGATCGGTTCTGAGGACGTTCCTCAACTGGTTCTCCAATAAAAGATCTGAAACCAGAACAGAAGCTCCGCCTCCCGAACCCGAGACCCGACCCTCAGAACCGTCCCGACCGGAGAGGAGGAAGCGCTCGTTCAGGACGCTTTCCTTCCGGAACCAGAACAACAAAAAACCTCCACTCAGTCCCGACGACGTGATCCGACTCCCCAACG CGGTGATGGTGGAGCCGAGCAGTGTGTATCTGGAGAAAGTGTCAGAGGAGTTGGAGAGGATGGTGAAGGAGGTGAAGAGTCCGGGTGGAGGATCAGATGGAGatttctctgctgctgctggagcttcAGAACATCCGTCTACCGCAG AGGAGGTGGTTGAGAGGATGATCAGTTTGTTGAAGCAGCACGGAGACGCCATCGACGAGAAG ATTAAGAGGAACAGTGGGGTTCATGCGTTTCTGCAGCGGCTCTCCTACAGTTCCTTCCAGCAGCTCGCCGACCGTTACCTGTCCCAGATCCCCCCGCCCCCCCACCGGGTCACCAACACCACCCACACCTCCACCTGTACCACcaacacctccaccaccagcagcagcagcagctcggctcCGGAGCTGATCCAGCTCGCCTTCACCCTCGACTTCACCGCCAGCATCGCCCGACTCTCCAACCAATCCCTCACCCGCATCACCGGCTACGGCAACCGGTACCTGCAGGACCGCTTCACCCACATATGCTCCGCCCACACACAG GTGGATGGAGATGTGGAGGGACAGTGCAGCAGTGACCCTGAGTAG